TGCTTGCAAGTGCGGCTGTGACCAAACGCGAGTTTGATGCCCATGCGTTTGCGGGGTGTATGCAGCAAATCGGGATGTCTATTGATGACCTATACCGTGGATATGTCGGTAAAAACACGCTTAACTTTTTCCGCCAAGACCATGGCTATAAGGATGGTTCTTACATCAAGGTATGGAATGGCCAAGAAGATAACGAACACTTAGTTGAAGTGGTGAAAAGTCTAGACACAGCGCACCCAGACTTCAAAACACATGTGTACGACGGCTTAAAAGCTCGCTACCCAGCTTAATCTATAATAGGTAGCAAGGTACGGTAATCGGAGACTGAAAGATATTCAGTGATCTCTCGCTCTGGTTGCCGACTATCAGGATTAGCAACAGCAAGCAAATGGCCAATACCAAACTCTTGCGCAGCATTTAACACGCTAATGCTATCGTCCACAAATAAAGTGCGGGACTTATCAAAGCCCAAATCACGCTCTACCTGTTGCCACAACATTTGACTTTCCTTACTTACGCCATATTCATGGGTTGAAACCAATTTGTCGAGATACTTATCGAATTGGGTACGCTCAATTTTCAAACTTAGACTGTTTGGGTGCGCGTTGGTCAACAAGATAAGCTGTTTTCCACTCTCTCTTAAGGCCTCTAAAAACGCAGGTACATCCTCACGAATGGAGATCAAGTGTTGTACTTCACGTTTAAGCTCCATAATAGGGAGCTGTAGCTGCTCCTGCCAATAATCTAGGCAATACCATTCTATCTGGCCCATTACCGCGTCATAACGGGCGAGGATGTCGGCCCTTGCAGCCTCAAGGGTTAAGCCTTGACGTTTTGCGTGTGCCTTAGGCACGACGTCGAGAAAAAAGTGATTATCAAAATGGAGGTCGAGTAATGTGCCATCCATATCTAACAAAACGGTATCGATATTTGACCAATTTAGCATAGGCATTTAACTTCAAAGGCTTTATGATTAGGTTATTCGCCATGATAGCAAATAATGATCTATGTCACATAAAAAGCATCCCACACCACCAGAAATTTTAGCTTGCGACGTCGTGGCTAAAAGCAAATTGTTCACGGTAGAAGCACTTTCGTTATCCTTTTCGAATGGCGAGCAACGAGAATACGAAAGAGTTCGTGGCGGTGGGCGTGGCGCAGTAATGATCGTGCCCATAACGGCTGATAATGAGCTATTATTAGTGAGAGAATACTGTGCAGGAACACATGACTATCAACTCGGCTTTCCCAAAGGGCTAATTGACCCAGGCGAAACCCCGGTGGAAGCGGGCAACCGAGAGCTAAAAGAAGAAGTGGGTTTTGGTGCAAATGCTTTCTCTGAACTCAAAGTAGTGTCACTGGCA
This genomic interval from Pseudoalteromonas galatheae contains the following:
- the yrfG gene encoding GMP/IMP nucleotidase, translated to MLNWSNIDTVLLDMDGTLLDLHFDNHFFLDVVPKAHAKRQGLTLEAARADILARYDAVMGQIEWYCLDYWQEQLQLPIMELKREVQHLISIREDVPAFLEALRESGKQLILLTNAHPNSLSLKIERTQFDKYLDKLVSTHEYGVSKESQMLWQQVERDLGFDKSRTLFVDDSISVLNAAQEFGIGHLLAVANPDSRQPEREITEYLSVSDYRTLLPIID
- the nudE gene encoding ADP compounds hydrolase NudE translates to MSHKKHPTPPEILACDVVAKSKLFTVEALSLSFSNGEQREYERVRGGGRGAVMIVPITADNELLLVREYCAGTHDYQLGFPKGLIDPGETPVEAGNRELKEEVGFGANAFSELKVVSLAPSYFNAKMHILVASELYPEQLEGDEPEPLVVVKWPLDKLYDLLHQEDFTEARSVAALLLLKAHLNLEA